From Tiliqua scincoides isolate rTilSci1 chromosome 2, rTilSci1.hap2, whole genome shotgun sequence, the proteins below share one genomic window:
- the DNAJC22 gene encoding dnaJ homolog subfamily C member 22, with protein sequence MAKRLLVTVALWALGGPAGLHHLYLGRDNHALLWMLTLGGFGVGWLWELWLLPGWVAQANSTSEQHPDEHPPLSPVRFFGQALVGIYFGLVAFIGLSTLPGFYFLALPLAVGLGVHLVSEVGDQASDLHSTLLAAFITSPIFYGRPVAILPVSLATSVVAQQHRRYKASRGTSENLSVRLYRMGLAYLAFTTPLAYCAFYNTAATASYVASTIGAALDWLHVFPSLGGVLESILLLPFHAAKTLGFTGGYFQEWEKVFVFVQSFQNERQQMAYKVLGLRDDATPEEINKSYRELVKIWHPDHNRHRVAEAERRFIEVQSAYELLTQMRKQR encoded by the exons ATGGCCAAGCGGCTATTGGTGACTGTTGCCCTTTGGGCTCTGGGGGGCCCTGCAGGGCTCCACCATCTCTACCTAGGCCGGGATAACCATGCCCTATTGTGGATGCTGACTTTGGGGGGGTTCGGAGTAGGGTGGCTTTGggagctgtggctgctgcctggttGGGTGGCACAGGCCAATAGTACCTCAGAACAGCATCCAGATGAACACCCACCATTGAGCCCTGTACGCTTCTTTGGCCAGGCCTTAGTAGGCATCTACTTTGGGTTAGTGGCCTTCATTGGTCTCTCAACCCTGCCTGGTTTCTACTTCCTAGCTCTGCCCCTTGCTGTGGGCCTTGGAGTTCACTTGGTTTCTGAAGTAGGTGATCAAGCCTCAGATCTTCACAGCACCTTGTTGGCAGCCTTCATCACCTCACCAATCTTCTACGGTCGTCCTGTGGCCATCTTACCCGTCAGCCTCGCCACCAGTGTGgtagcacagcagcaccggcgcTACAAAGCCAGCAGGGGCACCAGTGAGAACCTTAGTGTCCGACTGTACCGAATGGGTTTGGCCTACTTGGCTTTCACTACGCCTTTGGCCTACTGTGCCTTCTACAACACTGCAGCTACTGCCAGCTATGTTGCCAGCACTATTGGAGCTGCACTGGATTGGCTCCATGTATTTCCATCACTGGGTGGTGTATTGGAATCCATACTTCTCCTGCCGTTTCATGCTGCCAAGACACTGGGCTTCACTGGTGGCTACTTCCAGGAGTGGGAGAAGGTTTTTGTGTTCGTGCAGTCCTTCCAGAATGAGAGGCAGCAGATGGCATACAAG GTCTTAGGCCTCCGTGATGACGCCACTCCTGAGGAAATCAACAAAAGCTACCGGGAGCTGGTGAAAATTTGGCATCCGGACCACAATCGGCACAGGGTAGCAGAGGCTGAGAGAAGGTTTATTGAGGTTCAGTCTGCCTATGAGCTCCTCACACAGATGAGGAAGCAGAGATGA